The Nitratidesulfovibrio sp. SRB-5 genome segment GGTGCCCTACATGTGGGGTTCGGCGGGGCTGATGGTGAACAGGAAGGTAGTGGACCCGGCCTCCATCACCAGCTGGAACGACCTGAACCGCCCCGAATTCGCGGGCAAGGTCATCCTGTCCGACGACCAGCGCGACTCCATGGGCGTGGCCCTGAAGGCGCTGGGCTACTCGGTGAACTCCACCAGTGAAGCGGAAATCAAGGCCGCCTACGAATGGCTGAAGAAGCTGCTGCCCGCCGTGCGCGTGTTCGACGTGACCGCCAGCAAGCAGGCCTTCATCAGCGAGGAAGTGGCCGCGGGCCTGATCTGGAACGGCGATGCCTACATCGCCGCCAGCGAGAACGAGAACCTGGTGTACGTCTACCCCAGGGAAGGCGTGCCCCTGTGGGTGGACAGCCTGGCCATTCCCGTGGGGGCCAAGCACAAGGACAACGCCCACAAATTCATCGACTTCCTGCTGCGGCCCGACGTGGCTAAGGAATGCGTGGAGGAATACAACTATTCCACCCCCAACGTGGGCGCGCAGAAGATCCTTTCGCCCGAGCTGGCCAAGAGCCGCATCACCTCACCCACCGACGCGGACCTGAAGAACGCCGAGTTCACCAACAGCGTGGGCAATGCGCTGGAGATCTACGAGAAGTATTGGGAGATGCTGAAGACGGGCAGCTAGCCCGGTTTTCGCGCCCGGCCCTTCCCGGCCCCCGCCGTTTTTCGGCGGGGGCCGGTTTTTTTTCATCTGGCGCGCCGGGCCCGCCTGCGAGCCTTTGGCGCGCCCTGGCGGGGTGACGGCCCGGAAGAAGCCGGGGCATTGGGGTAGTTGGAGTGTTTCTTACCAGCACAGACACAGACAAACCGGAACAAACAGCAGCGCGGGCGTTTGCGGTGCCTGCGCTATCGCATGGGGTTGGGATGTGGCCGGGACCAACGTTTTTACCCGTGGAATGCGTCAGGGGTATCGTGGAGAACAGAGTAATGTGTCACCATTGACATAGTAAGGCATTTCGGAATGTGGCGAAAATGCATCCTATGTCATGCAAGGCATAAATTGACACCATGGCATGCCATAAATAGTGAGAGTAAAGGCAGGTGTTGCGTCACGCCTGTACGCAACGGGTCGCCGCGCGGGCGGCAGCCTTCCGTCCGCGCGCCCCGTTCTGGTGTTGCAGATGCGGTGGTGTCGGCCATGCATGCCGTATGCGGTTGCACGCGGCAGGGAGCATGGCGTGGTGGCGTTGCCGGTTGGCGGCGCGTGCCTGTCCTTACACAGCAACGGAGGCTGACATGGCGAAATTCATACGCATTGACATGGGTTCGAGGACTGCGGAGATCGGGGCGTGTCCCGAAAAGTATGCCGGGCTCGCAGGGCGCGGCCTGACGTCCATGTTCATCGCCGACGAGGTGAAGCCCACCTGCCATCCCCTTGGCAAGTACAACAAGCTGGTCTTCGCCCCCGGTTTTCTCACCGGCACCAGCGCGGTCAACTCCGGTCGCATTTCCTGCGGGGCCAAAAGCCCCCTCACCGGTGGCATCAAGGAAAGCAACAGCGGCGGCAGCTTTTCGCAGAAGATGGCCCGCCTGGACATCAAGGCGCTGGTGTTCGAAGGCCTGCCCGCCGACGGCAAGTACGCCGTGGTCAAGGTGGACAAGGACGGCGTGACCTTTGACGAGGCCCCCGCCGAAATCATGGGCGCGGGCAACTACGACGCCATCAAGGTGTTGCAGGACAAGTACGGCCCCAAGGTGGGCGTTGCGCTCATCGGTCCGGCGGGCGAGATGAAGCTGACCGCCGCCAACATTTCCTTTGCCGATCCGGAAGGCAACATCCGCAGCGCCGGGCGCGGCGGGCTGGGCGCCGTCATGGGTTCCAAGGGGATCAAGGCCGTGGTCATCGACGACGCGGGCGCGCCCGCCGTGCCCATCGCCAAGCCCGAGGAGTTCAAGAGCGCGGCCAAGCGCTTTGCCAACGCCCTGACCACCCACCCCGTCACCGGACAGGGCCTGCCCAAGTACGGCACCAACGTGCTGGTGAACATCCTGAACGAGGCGGGCGGCCTGCCAACGGAAAACTTCCGCCGGGGCCGCAACGAGTGGGCCAACAACATCGGCGGCGAAACCATGGCCGCCACCATCGAGGAACGCGGCGGCAAGACCACCCACGGCTGCCACGCGGGGTGCGTCATCCGCTGTTCGCAGCACTACGTGGACAAGCAGGGCAAGTACATCACCAGCGGCTTCGAGTATGAAACCATCTGGGCGCTGGGGGCGGACGCCGCCATCGACGACCTGGACGCCATCGCCTACGCCGACCGCGAGTTCGACGAGGTGGGCATCGACTCCATCGAGACCTCGGTGGCCGTGGCCGTGGCCATGGACGCGGGCGTCATCCCGTGGGGCGACGGCAAGGCCGCGCTGGACCTGATCAAGCAGATCCGCCAGGGCACCCCGCTTGGCCGCATCCTGGGCAGCGGCGCGGCAGCCGTCGGCCAGATGTACGGGCTTACCCGCGTGCCGGTGGTGAAGAACCAGGCCATCCCCGCCTACGACCCGCGCGCGGTGAAGGGCGTGGGCCTGACCTACGCCACCACCCCCATGGGCGCCGACCACACCGCCGGGTACGCCGTGGCCACCAACATCCTGCGCGTGGGCGGCTTTGTCGACCCGCTGGGCAAGGAAGGGCAGGTGGAGCTTTCGCGCAACCTGCAGATCGCCACCGCCGCCGTGGATTCCACCGGCATGTGCCTGTTCATCGCCTTCGCCATCCTGGACATTCCCGACGGGTTCAACGCGCTGGTCGACATGATCAATGCGCGGTATGATCTGTCACTGACCGGGGACGACGTGACCGCCCTCGGCAAGACCATCCTGAAGGCCGAACTGGACTTCAACCGCCGCGCCGGGTTCACCAGCGCGCACGACCGGCTGCCCGAGTTCTTCGAAGAGCCGTGCCCCCCGCACAACACCGTGTGGGACTTCACGGACGAGGAAATCGACAGCGTGCTGGCCTTCTAGACACATGTGGCTGCGTGGCCGCCCCGAAGACGGGGCGGCCCGTGGCATGACCGGCAGTACGGAGCAGGCGGACGACCCATGATCATCACCGTGAAATGCTACGCCACGTTGCAGCGCTTTCAGCCCGGGAGCGGGGAGGAATTTTCCCTGCCCGGCGGCGGAACCGTGCATGACGTGGTGCTGGCCCTGGGCATCGCGCCGGAAGAGGTGGCGGTGATCTTCGTCAACGGCCTGCATGCCCCCATGGACAAGGCGCTGGCCGAGGGCGACAGGCTGGGCCTGTTCCCGGCGGTGGGCGGCGGGTAGGCGCGGAGCGGAGGAAACATGGCCGACCATGCACGGCACGGCGAAGGGGCAGGGCGGGATGCCGTTCCCGCTACCGGACCGGACACCATCGAACTGCGGGCGTTCATGGGGCTTGCGGAGCTGTTCCGTATGCGGGGCTGGCCCGTGCCCCTGCAGGTGCGTGTCCATCCGGGCACCACGGGGCCGGAGCTGCTGCGCCAGCTCGACATCGCCCCGGAGCAGGTGGAGGTGGTCTTCGTCAACGGCAAGGCGGTCAGCCCGGATCTGGCCGTGATGTCCGGCGGGGACAGGGTGGCCCTGGCGCCGCCCGGCGTTCCGGGGCCGTACCGGGTGCTGCTGGGCTTTCGCAAGATGTAGGATGTTTCCGGTGGCGGGTCCGGGCGGCCAAGGTGTCTGCCAAAGCGGCCTGTGGATGCTGGTGGATGTCAGCGGATGCCGGGTAACCTCACCCGTTCGTCAGCCCCGCACCTTACGGTGGCGGGGCTTTTTCTGTACATGTCGCCTGAAGGCAAGGCGGGAATCCCGGCCTGTGCCTGAGCCTGTCGGGGCATGAGAGGGCGTGCGGGTGCGGGGCTTGCCGGTTGCTGCGCGCCCCGGTCCTGAGCCACCCCATACAGATGTCACCCCGTACCGAAAGAGGTCGCCGTGGATTTTTCCGACATGTTGCGCCAGGCGCTGGAACGGGCCGCGGTGTCCGGCACCCTGCCCGACGGCAGCCCCGTCCGGGTGGTGCCGCACGGGGCTGCGGATGGTGCGGCCCGAGAGGCAGGCGTGCCCCTGCGTCAGGCCGAAATCGTGGCGCTGGAACTGGGACTGGTGCCGGAACGCTACCTTCGCAACTTCGCCACGCTGGATTGCGCGGGCCAGGCCCGGCTGCTGCGCGCCCGGGTGGCCCTGGTGGGGCTGGGGGGCCTTGGCGGGCATATTCTGGAGGGGCTGGCCCGGATGGGCGTTGGCCAGATCCGGGTGGCGGACCACGACGTGTTCGAACCCACCAATCTGAACCGCCAGTTGCTGGCCACCCAGGCGGAGCTCGGTGCGCCCAAGGCGGATGCCGCCGTGCGCCGCGTGGCGCAGGTGAACCCGGCGGTGGAACTGGACGTGTGGCGGGGCAGGCTGGAAGGGCAGGACTTTGCGCGGTTCTATGCGGGCGTGGACGTGGCCATCGACGCGCTGGGGGGCGTGGCGTTTCGCCCGGCGGCAGAGTCCGGGGCCGCAGCTGCGGATGTGCCGCTGATCGCGGCCAGCGTGGCCGGGTGGACGGCCATGGTGGCCACGGCCCTGCCCGGCGAACGCGGGCTGGCCGGAATGTTCTTTCCCCACGGGCAGCCTGCGGCAACCCCGGCGGAAGACGTGCTGGGCTGCCAGCCCCCGGCCCTGCTGGTGGCGGCGGGGCTGGTGCTGTCCGAGGCGGTGCGGCTGGCGCTGGGCCAGCCGTCGCGGCTGGGCGGCCCCCATGGCCGGATGGCCGTGGTGGACCTGGCCACGATCAGTCTGGACCGGCTGTCGTTACGGGAGTAGCCGGGGGGAAAAACACTGCCCGGATGCCAAGGGCACACGGGCAGTGATGTTGTCTGGCGCGTTACGCCAACCGGGGGCGGGGAGCGGGGGGGGCGCTATGCATCCGGCGGCATCTGGGGCACCGCGTGGCGTGCGGTAAGCCTGCATAACGCGTCCAGGTGCTCGGCGAAGCGGTAGTAGAACTTCACGTCATTGCCCAGCACGTTGCCCATGCGGGCGGCATGCACGTTGCCGATGCCCACCCCGGACATCTGATGGTGTACGCAGGAGACAAGGCCGCAGTACGCCACCTCGAAGCCGTGCAGGCACAGATCCAGATCGTGGGCGATGTCGTCCATCTGCGAGGGCGAGAAGCGGATGTCGAAGTCGCGCACCGCATCCAGCGCGGCGCGGGTGAATACGTGGCAGCAGCCCATGACGGTGGCCGTGGGCCGGATGACGTCGTAGGTTCCGCCGTCGTAGTTGAAGCTGGGCGTGCCCAGGCTGACGCGCAGCAGCCCCGGCTGGGCCACGGAAACGTTGCGGTACAGGTACTGCAAGCGGCGTGGTGCGCCGGGAAAGACCGTCTTGGCCCCCACCACTCCGGCGCGCGGGTTGGCCCGCAGCACGGAGACCAGGGTGGACAGCCAGTCGGCGGGCACCTCCACGTCGTCGTCCAGAAAGGCCACGAAGGCCGCCTCGCGCCCTCGCGGGGTGTGCAGCAGCCAGTTGCGCGCCGCCGGGGCGCCCACGTTGACGGGCAGTTCGATGATCTCCATGCGCCCGCCGAACAGACTGGCGTTCAGCCCCGCCGCCATTTCGGCAGAGCCGTCGGTGCAGCCGTTCAGCAGCAGGGTGACGGAGGCGCCGCCCGTGTCCGACGCCGCCAGCGAGCGCAGGGTCTGCTCCAGCAGGTCGCGTTTGTTCCAGGAGTACAGAAAGACGGCCACGGGGCCGTGCGCAGGGGCAAGGGCGTCCGGCGGGGTGGCGAATGGGTGCTCCAGTTCGCGCAGGCGCAGGGCCACGGGTACCTGCATGGGGTCCAGACCCAGTGACGCCCGGTAGTAGTCCATGCCCGTCGCGCGGTCACCAGTGCGCACGGCCAGTTCCGCCGCGCAGTTCAGCCAGCCGGGGTCGTGTGTTCCGGCTGTGCGCGTGAGGTCGAGCAGTTCCATGGCCATGGCGTCGTTGCCGCACAGCATGCACGCCCGAAAACGCTCCCGGTCCAGCATGTCGCGCAGCAGGGGCGGGCAGCGCAGCCCCTCGTACCAGCCGCCGCCGGGCACGAGTCCCAGTTGCAGGTCCAGGAACAGCAGCCGTTCGGCCATGTCCACGCAAAACGGTATTTCGCGGAACAGCCGCAACAACACTTCGCGCGCGTCCGCGGGGGGCTGGTTGGCGGTCTGTTCCACCCGGTGGTGCAGGGCCTCCGGGGTGCGCACCTTGGCCATGGCCCGGATCAGGGGGGTGTCTTCCGGTGTGCCGTTCACGCGGGCGGCCAGGGTTACGGCCTGCTCGTCGAATGGCCGCAGCCGGGCAAGGGCGCGGATCAGCCAGCGCAGCCAGGTCACCTGTCGGGGTGTTTGCAGGCCGCCGGATTCTGCGGCCAGCCGGTTCAGGTAGCTGACGCACACCGATGCATCGAGCAGGAAGTTGCCAAGATGGTTGCGCAGGTGGTCGATGGCGTCATCGACGGTGAGGGCTTCCAGTTCCGTCTGAAGGCCGGGGGCGAGGTAGCGGTAGTACATGGCGGCTTGCGGCGTGGTGTTGGGGGGTGCGAAACCCTGCCGTGACAGGTGCCGCCATGCCCCCGGAGCGCGGATGAGCGTGAACGGGCACCGAGTGCGCGGACAAGGGGAACAGTCGGGACAATCCCGGTACGCATCGACGTGAACTCGGTACGCCTCGTCGTAATGGCGCCGGTCAGCGACCTCCCTTGTGCTTGCGTTGGCGTACCACGCCCCACACCTTGGCCCATTCCTGCTCGTAGGTGGAGCGGGCGGCCTCTTCCGCCTGTTCGCAGGCGGCGCGGGCGGCGTGTTTGGCGCCGTGGCCTTCCGGGGGGGCGCAGCCTGGTTCGTCGCGGCAGGTGTCGGCCAGGCGCGCCATGGCCTCGTCCATCTGCCGTTCCAGCATCGCCAGGTATCCAGCCTCGTCTTCCATGGTACCTCCCGGGCTGCCCTATGGCAGCCCCCATGGCGGCGTTCCGGCGCGGGCCGTTGCGGACTGGTCAGGACCGGGCCGCAAGGCCGTGCCGGGACGCAGGTTGCGCCCGCCAGCGGCAACATCCCAGAAGCATCATTCCTCGGAAGCATGCTTACGGGACGCATCCTTCGGGACGCGTCCGCCGGAGTGCTGACCATGGGTACCCCAGCCGTACGCACGACAGAACTCCATGTCCCTGCATACGCACATGGGGCTGCTCCGTCCATGTGGCCGTGGGTGTGTTGCAAAGGGACTTGCCGCCATGTTGGCGGGCCATGCTTGCGGATTCAAGCGGGGGCGCGGGCTGCGGGCAGGGGATGCGGCGGGATGCGTGGGCGGGAAGGCAAGGAAATTTTTTTGCCCGGCGGGGGGCAGCGCAAGATTCGGATGGAAAAGCGCACGCGGCGAGCCTATGTTGCCGTCATGGACACGCCCACCCGCCATATGGCCGCCGATCTGGCGACCGCAGTGACAGGCTCGACTGCCGCCTCTGGATCGAT includes the following:
- a CDS encoding MoaD/ThiS family protein, translating into MADHARHGEGAGRDAVPATGPDTIELRAFMGLAELFRMRGWPVPLQVRVHPGTTGPELLRQLDIAPEQVEVVFVNGKAVSPDLAVMSGGDRVALAPPGVPGPYRVLLGFRKM
- a CDS encoding extracellular solute-binding protein; this translates as MVGLALAVLAATLFAGPAVAAEEKVLHVYNWSEYVPQSVLDRFTKETGIKVVYTTYESNEAMYAKIKLLKGVGYDVVVPSTYFISMMRDDGLLSKIDKSKLKNFKNLSPKVLNQPFDPGNEYSVPYMWGSAGLMVNRKVVDPASITSWNDLNRPEFAGKVILSDDQRDSMGVALKALGYSVNSTSEAEIKAAYEWLKKLLPAVRVFDVTASKQAFISEEVAAGLIWNGDAYIAASENENLVYVYPREGVPLWVDSLAIPVGAKHKDNAHKFIDFLLRPDVAKECVEEYNYSTPNVGAQKILSPELAKSRITSPTDADLKNAEFTNSVGNALEIYEKYWEMLKTGS
- a CDS encoding glycosyltransferase, with the translated sequence MYYRYLAPGLQTELEALTVDDAIDHLRNHLGNFLLDASVCVSYLNRLAAESGGLQTPRQVTWLRWLIRALARLRPFDEQAVTLAARVNGTPEDTPLIRAMAKVRTPEALHHRVEQTANQPPADAREVLLRLFREIPFCVDMAERLLFLDLQLGLVPGGGWYEGLRCPPLLRDMLDRERFRACMLCGNDAMAMELLDLTRTAGTHDPGWLNCAAELAVRTGDRATGMDYYRASLGLDPMQVPVALRLRELEHPFATPPDALAPAHGPVAVFLYSWNKRDLLEQTLRSLAASDTGGASVTLLLNGCTDGSAEMAAGLNASLFGGRMEIIELPVNVGAPAARNWLLHTPRGREAAFVAFLDDDVEVPADWLSTLVSVLRANPRAGVVGAKTVFPGAPRRLQYLYRNVSVAQPGLLRVSLGTPSFNYDGGTYDVIRPTATVMGCCHVFTRAALDAVRDFDIRFSPSQMDDIAHDLDLCLHGFEVAYCGLVSCVHHQMSGVGIGNVHAARMGNVLGNDVKFYYRFAEHLDALCRLTARHAVPQMPPDA
- a CDS encoding ThiF family adenylyltransferase, with the translated sequence MDFSDMLRQALERAAVSGTLPDGSPVRVVPHGAADGAAREAGVPLRQAEIVALELGLVPERYLRNFATLDCAGQARLLRARVALVGLGGLGGHILEGLARMGVGQIRVADHDVFEPTNLNRQLLATQAELGAPKADAAVRRVAQVNPAVELDVWRGRLEGQDFARFYAGVDVAIDALGGVAFRPAAESGAAAADVPLIAASVAGWTAMVATALPGERGLAGMFFPHGQPAATPAEDVLGCQPPALLVAAGLVLSEAVRLALGQPSRLGGPHGRMAVVDLATISLDRLSLRE
- a CDS encoding MoaD/ThiS family protein; translation: MIITVKCYATLQRFQPGSGEEFSLPGGGTVHDVVLALGIAPEEVAVIFVNGLHAPMDKALAEGDRLGLFPAVGGG
- a CDS encoding aldehyde ferredoxin oxidoreductase C-terminal domain-containing protein, yielding MAKFIRIDMGSRTAEIGACPEKYAGLAGRGLTSMFIADEVKPTCHPLGKYNKLVFAPGFLTGTSAVNSGRISCGAKSPLTGGIKESNSGGSFSQKMARLDIKALVFEGLPADGKYAVVKVDKDGVTFDEAPAEIMGAGNYDAIKVLQDKYGPKVGVALIGPAGEMKLTAANISFADPEGNIRSAGRGGLGAVMGSKGIKAVVIDDAGAPAVPIAKPEEFKSAAKRFANALTTHPVTGQGLPKYGTNVLVNILNEAGGLPTENFRRGRNEWANNIGGETMAATIEERGGKTTHGCHAGCVIRCSQHYVDKQGKYITSGFEYETIWALGADAAIDDLDAIAYADREFDEVGIDSIETSVAVAVAMDAGVIPWGDGKAALDLIKQIRQGTPLGRILGSGAAAVGQMYGLTRVPVVKNQAIPAYDPRAVKGVGLTYATTPMGADHTAGYAVATNILRVGGFVDPLGKEGQVELSRNLQIATAAVDSTGMCLFIAFAILDIPDGFNALVDMINARYDLSLTGDDVTALGKTILKAELDFNRRAGFTSAHDRLPEFFEEPCPPHNTVWDFTDEEIDSVLAF